In the Paenibacillus sp. FSL H7-0357 genome, one interval contains:
- a CDS encoding DUF1648 domain-containing protein, whose translation MFKKKVTFTLCIISAIIPIVLYIYLYPRMPDFVPIHYDGDVVDRFVDKGSYEVLLISLFGWCGFVFIRLLHWLLRKVFMRSYIENLAVVHRTWNAATLLVTVGCSVTSICALLAMA comes from the coding sequence ATGTTCAAAAAGAAAGTGACTTTTACGCTATGTATTATTTCTGCAATTATACCCATTGTGTTATACATCTACCTTTACCCGCGGATGCCGGATTTTGTGCCAATTCACTATGATGGGGATGTAGTTGACCGGTTTGTAGACAAAGGGAGCTACGAGGTGCTGCTGATCAGTTTGTTCGGCTGGTGCGGTTTTGTGTTTATCCGGCTGCTACATTGGCTGCTGCGAAAAGTGTTCATGCGCAGCTACATTGAGAATCTCGCTGTTGTGCACCGAACCTGGAATGCGGCAACGCTGCTTGTGACAGTGGGGTGCTCCGTGACTAGTATATGTGCGCTGCTTGCTATGGCCTAG
- a CDS encoding Gfo/Idh/MocA family protein, translating to MSVDNAYKVKWGILSTGWIAHQFATDLAHASNGTAYAVGSRTQASADEFAKNHGIPVAYATYEDLVSDPEVDAIYIGTPHPFHKDNVLLALRAGKAVLCEKPFTVNSSELEEIVAYAREQKLFLMEAMWSRYIPANVKVREWLSSGRIGDVRLVKADLGFRSDWNPEGRLLNPALGGGALLDVGIYPISFASMVFGPHPETISSTVHIGDTGVDEHFSLLLSYGDGKSASLNGGIRLKMLEEAHVFGTEGHILVKGTLVNPRSAELYIGGELVETFEDDRTSIGYSFEAEDVGRCLQAGLTESPVMTLDESVAIMKLLDQVRGQWGLKYPGE from the coding sequence GTGTCAGTAGATAACGCTTACAAAGTAAAATGGGGCATTCTCAGCACGGGCTGGATTGCTCACCAGTTTGCTACAGACCTGGCTCATGCCAGCAATGGGACCGCTTATGCCGTGGGATCACGTACGCAGGCAAGCGCTGATGAATTCGCCAAAAATCACGGCATCCCTGTGGCCTATGCTACTTACGAAGATTTGGTGAGCGATCCGGAAGTGGACGCCATCTATATTGGCACACCTCATCCGTTCCATAAGGACAATGTGCTGCTTGCGCTGCGCGCCGGCAAAGCCGTGCTGTGCGAGAAACCGTTCACCGTGAACAGCAGTGAATTGGAAGAAATTGTGGCGTATGCCCGCGAGCAGAAGCTGTTCCTGATGGAAGCCATGTGGAGCCGCTACATTCCTGCGAACGTCAAGGTCAGAGAATGGTTATCTTCCGGAAGGATCGGTGATGTTCGTCTGGTGAAGGCAGATCTCGGCTTTCGTTCCGACTGGAATCCGGAAGGACGTCTGCTGAACCCGGCGCTCGGCGGCGGTGCACTGCTGGATGTCGGCATCTATCCGATTTCATTTGCTTCAATGGTCTTTGGGCCTCATCCAGAAACCATCTCCAGCACCGTGCATATCGGTGATACCGGGGTAGATGAGCATTTCTCGCTGCTGCTGTCCTATGGCGACGGCAAAAGCGCTTCACTGAATGGCGGTATCCGTCTCAAAATGCTGGAGGAAGCCCATGTATTCGGGACAGAAGGTCATATCCTTGTCAAAGGAACACTGGTGAATCCTAGGTCAGCTGAGCTTTACATCGGCGGTGAGCTGGTCGAGACCTTTGAGGATGACCGTACCTCGATCGGATATTCCTTTGAAGCCGAGGATGTGGGACGCTGTCTCCAGGCCGGACTTACGGAAAGCCCGGTGATGACGCTCGATGAGTCCGTAGCCATCATGAAGCTGCTGGATCAGGTCCGTGGACAATGGGGACTTAAGTATCCTGGTGAATAA
- a CDS encoding glycosyltransferase, whose translation MISPYLAYEKDAVSIITCTKRRQNMDTLFHNYDRQNYRNKELIVILNHPSLKLSDYIRAALPYPNVRVYSLPGHVSLGSCLNYGVKMARYGLIAKFDDDDYYAPGYLSGSRRSMVDTNADIVGKRAHFMYLNGKKLLLLRYPKRADQYVSLVQGATLLIKRAVLEQVDFPDLNRNECVKFCSRSLSKGFKIYAGSPYNFLAIRRRNSKDHTWIISDRSLLEGNMKVLKVRDVKKYICR comes from the coding sequence ATGATTTCCCCATATCTTGCTTACGAGAAGGATGCGGTTTCGATCATTACGTGCACCAAACGGAGACAAAATATGGACACCCTTTTCCACAATTACGACAGACAGAATTACAGGAATAAAGAGCTGATCGTGATCTTGAATCATCCAAGCCTGAAGCTAAGCGATTATATCAGGGCCGCGTTGCCATATCCTAATGTGAGGGTGTATAGCCTGCCCGGGCATGTCTCGCTGGGTTCCTGCCTGAATTATGGCGTGAAAATGGCCAGATACGGGCTGATTGCCAAATTTGACGATGACGATTATTACGCCCCTGGCTATCTGTCCGGCAGCCGCCGCAGCATGGTGGATACCAATGCCGATATTGTCGGCAAACGCGCCCACTTCATGTACCTGAACGGTAAAAAACTGCTCCTGCTCCGTTATCCCAAACGGGCTGATCAATATGTTTCTCTGGTACAAGGGGCAACCTTACTCATCAAGCGTGCTGTTTTGGAGCAGGTGGATTTTCCAGATCTAAACCGGAATGAATGCGTGAAGTTCTGCTCCCGCAGCCTCAGCAAAGGATTTAAAATCTACGCGGGAAGTCCTTACAATTTCCTGGCGATCCGCAGAAGGAACTCCAAAGATCATACCTGGATAATAAGTGATAGATCTTTGCTCGAGGGAAATATGAAGGTACTGAAGGTGCGGGATGTCAAAAAGTATATTTGCCGATAA
- a CDS encoding glycosyltransferase produces the protein MEAGAAGSLNKQGVSIITCTNRQGYLRNLFNNFNRQKYRTKELIIIVNNNKIPLDSYYKQAKKLRNVHIFRIPASTSLGACLNFAVRKAKYSYIAKFDDDDYYAPYYLTDSLQALRRTKADVIGKRSHYMYLQGSKTLILRFPHDENRPVSKLPGATLFIKRNVLSKVKFPDRNVGEDDLFCIRSKKMGYKVYSAGKYNFVAIRRKNSSNHTWIISDKELIAHHKTIPSVKNYKKFVQKKPKDIRS, from the coding sequence ATGGAAGCCGGTGCCGCAGGCTCTTTAAACAAGCAGGGAGTTTCCATTATCACCTGCACGAACCGCCAAGGTTATTTGCGTAACTTGTTTAATAATTTCAATAGACAGAAATACCGGACAAAAGAACTTATCATCATCGTGAACAACAATAAGATTCCGCTTGATTCCTACTATAAGCAGGCCAAAAAGCTCCGCAATGTACACATTTTCCGCATCCCTGCCTCTACCTCTCTCGGCGCTTGTCTAAACTTCGCTGTGCGGAAGGCGAAATACAGCTATATTGCCAAATTTGATGATGATGATTATTACGCCCCCTATTATTTGACGGATAGTTTGCAGGCCTTGCGCAGAACAAAAGCCGACGTAATTGGCAAGCGGTCGCATTATATGTATCTGCAGGGCTCCAAAACACTGATTCTCCGCTTTCCACATGATGAGAACCGGCCCGTAAGCAAACTCCCGGGAGCTACTCTTTTCATTAAGCGCAACGTATTAAGCAAAGTGAAATTTCCGGATCGAAACGTTGGGGAAGACGATCTATTTTGCATCAGGAGCAAAAAAATGGGCTACAAGGTGTATTCCGCAGGAAAATACAACTTTGTCGCCATCCGCCGGAAAAACTCCTCCAATCATACCTGGATCATCAGCGATAAAGAACTGATTGCTCATCATAAAACGATTCCGTCTGTAAAGAATTACAAAAAATTTGTGCAGAAAAAGCCCAAGGATATCCGCTCATGA
- a CDS encoding ADP-ribosylglycohydrolase family protein, with protein MGLDMDRYQGCLQGLAVGDALGTTVEFKAPGTFVPMEDIIGGGVFELLPGQWTDDTSMALCLAESLLAKQGFDAADQMQRYTEWFREGYLSSTGECFDIGNSTRAALQHFEDTGEAYSGSEDPRSAGNGSIMRLAPVVMYYAQHPAAAIDFAARSSRTTHAAEECLSACRLMAAYILAGLHGWRKEEMLAPDAFAEWLQQDLLTPHLADIYTGSYKQKEPPQIQGTGYVVESLEAALWAFHKSASFAEGALLAVNLGNDADTTGAVYGQIAGAYYGLSGIPAGWAGKLAMQALISDYARRLFAERTGR; from the coding sequence ATGGGATTAGATATGGATCGTTATCAAGGCTGTCTGCAAGGGTTGGCGGTTGGAGATGCTCTGGGGACCACAGTGGAATTCAAGGCCCCCGGCACGTTTGTGCCTATGGAGGATATCATAGGAGGCGGCGTGTTTGAACTGCTGCCCGGACAATGGACGGACGATACTTCGATGGCGCTTTGCCTGGCGGAAAGTCTGCTGGCGAAGCAGGGCTTTGACGCTGCTGATCAGATGCAGCGTTATACAGAGTGGTTCCGCGAGGGTTATCTGAGCAGCACGGGGGAATGCTTCGATATCGGCAACTCCACACGGGCGGCACTGCAGCATTTCGAGGACACTGGTGAAGCTTACAGCGGATCGGAGGATCCCCGTTCAGCCGGGAACGGCTCGATCATGCGCCTTGCTCCGGTGGTCATGTACTATGCGCAGCATCCGGCAGCTGCCATAGACTTTGCGGCACGCAGTTCAAGGACAACCCATGCCGCAGAGGAGTGTCTGAGCGCATGCCGCCTGATGGCCGCCTACATCCTCGCCGGGCTGCATGGCTGGCGCAAGGAAGAAATGCTGGCCCCTGATGCATTTGCCGAATGGCTTCAGCAGGACCTGCTGACACCGCATCTTGCCGACATTTATACCGGTTCTTATAAGCAGAAGGAGCCTCCGCAGATTCAAGGTACAGGTTATGTCGTTGAATCGCTGGAAGCGGCGCTGTGGGCTTTTCACAAATCGGCAAGCTTCGCCGAAGGTGCACTGCTCGCCGTCAATCTGGGGAATGACGCCGATACTACCGGCGCAGTCTACGGCCAAATTGCCGGAGCCTATTATGGTCTAAGCGGCATCCCGGCGGGCTGGGCCGGCAAGCTGGCGATGCAGGCGCTGATTAGCGACTACGCCAGGCGGCTGTTTGCAGAGCGCACGGGGAGATAA